In Delphinus delphis chromosome 11, mDelDel1.2, whole genome shotgun sequence, one genomic interval encodes:
- the HNRNPA1 gene encoding LOW QUALITY PROTEIN: heterogeneous nuclear ribonucleoprotein A1 (The sequence of the model RefSeq protein was modified relative to this genomic sequence to represent the inferred CDS: deleted 2 bases in 1 codon), whose protein sequence is MSKSESPKEPEQLRKLFIGGLSFETTDESLRSHFEQWGTLTDCVVMRDPNTKRSRGFGFVTYATVEEVDAAMNARPHKVDGRVVEPKRAVSREDSQRPGAHLTVKKIFVGGIKEDTEEHHLRDYFEQYGKIEVIEIMTDRGSGKKRGFAFVTFDDHDSVDKIVIQKYHTVNGHNCEVRKALSKQEMASASSSQRGRSGSGNFGGGRGGGFGGNDNFGRGGNFSGRGGFGGSRGGGGYGGSGDGYNGFGNDGGYGGGGPGYSGGSRGYGSGGQGYGNQGSGYGGSDSYNNGGGGGGFGGGSGSNFGGGGSYNDFGSYNNQSSNFGPMKGGNFGGRSSGPYGGGGQYFAKPRNQGGYGGSSSSSSYQWQKVLITARKQSLAGEESQRSDREATGYNRFVNSAKHSGGRA, encoded by the exons ATGTCTAAGTCAGAG TCACCCAAAGAGCCCGAACAGCTGCGGAAGCTCTTCATCGGAGGTTTGAGCTTTGAAACAACCGATGAGAGTCTGAGGAGCCATTTTGAGCAGTGGGGAACGCTCACAGATTGTGTG GTAATGAGGGATCCAAACACCAAACGCTCCAGAGGCTTCGGGTTTGTCACATATGCCACTGTGGAGGAGGTGGATGCGGCCATGAATGCAAGGCCACACAAGGTGGATGGAAGAGTTGTGGAACCAAAGAGGGCCGTCTCAAGAGAA GATTCTCAAAGACCTGGTGCCCACTTAactgtgaaaaagatttttgttGGTGGCATTAAAGAAGACACTGAAGAACATCATCTAAGAGATTATTTTGAACAGTATGGGAAAATTGAAGTGATTGAAATCATGACTGACCGAGGCAGTGGCAAAAAGAGAGGCTTTGCTTTTGTAACCTTTGATGATCATGACTCTGTAGACAAGATTGTCA TTCAGAAATACCACACTGTGAATGGCCACAACTGTGAAGTAAGGAAAGCCCTATCTAAGCAAGAGATGGCTAGTGCTTCATCCAGCCAAAGAG GTCGAAGTGGTTCTGGAAACTTTGGTGGTGGTCGTGGAGGTGGTTTTGGTGGGAATGACAACTTTGGTCGTGGAGGAAACTTCAGCGGTCGAG GTGGCTTTGGTGGCAGCCGCGGTGGTGGTGGAtatggtggcagtggggatggctATAATGGATTCGGTAATGATg GTGGTTATGGAGGAGGCGGCCCTGGTTACTCTGGAGGAAGCAGAGGCTATGGAAGTGGTGGACAGGGTTATGGAAACCAGGGCAGTGGCTATGGCGGGAGTGACAGCTATAACAACGGAGGAGGCGGAGGCGGCTTTGGCGGTGGTAGTG GAAGCAATTTTGGAGGTGGTGGAAGCTACAACGATTTTGGCAGTTACAACAATCAGTCTTCAAATTTTGGACCCATGAAAGGAGGAAACTTTGGAGGCAGAAGTTCTGGCCCCTATGGTGGTGGAGGCCAATACTTTGCCAAACCCCGAAACCAAG GTGGCTATGGTGgttccagcagcagcagtagctat CAGTGGCAGAAGGTTTTGATTACTGCCAG GAAACAAAGCTtagcaggagaggagagccagAGAAGTGACAGGGAAGCTACAGGTTACAACAGATTTGTGAACTCAGCCAAGCACAGTGGTGGCAGGGCCTAG